The genomic segment TCTTGAGATGCATGAGGTCCAGTGCAACCTGGAGGACGGGTTTCATGGTTCTGACTAGGCCCTTGTTATTAATAATGCTTGCGCGCGATCGGAATTGAATGCTAGAATTTGTAAGTTGCAATTAATGAAATCGAAATACAAAATGCTAAAAGAGCCCTCATGAATTGTCGTTCGATGGCCAGCGAGAGGGAGAGAGAGCGTTGCGTGACCGGAATCGAAGGTCTTGACCGAATACTGGGTGGGGGGCTTCCTTGCTCCAGCATCACCCTTGTTACGGGTGATTGTGGTACGGGAAAATCATCACTTGCACTCGAGTTCCTGGTGAGGGGCGCAATGATGGGGGAGAAAGGCCTCCTCGTGAATACGGTTGAGCCTTTCGGCAAGCTGATCTCCAGCATACCACGCTTCGATTTCATGGACGCGGATCATTTCGAGAACGAGAACATAATGACCCTGGAGCTCCCCGAGATATTGGAGTCAGCCGGACTCATGGAGCAGATCAAGGAGGAGAAGGCGGTGTTGGAACTCTGCAGCAAGCTGAAGAAGACCATTAAGGAGAATGAGATCAAGCGGTTTGTTCTGGATTCCCTAACGCCTCTGCACTTCGAGATCGGAAGCGAGAAGCTAGTCCATCATCTTCTACGGAGGATGAGTCAGATATTGTATGAGGATCATTGCACTGGTATACTGGTCTCGGATTCCGGACCCCTATCGGAGATCGAGAAGATAGTGGCCGA from the Methanomassiliicoccales archaeon genome contains:
- a CDS encoding circadian clock protein KaiC encodes the protein MASERERERCVTGIEGLDRILGGGLPCSSITLVTGDCGTGKSSLALEFLVRGAMMGEKGLLVNTVEPFGKLISSIPRFDFMDADHFENENIMTLELPEILESAGLMEQIKEEKAVLELCSKLKKTIKENEIKRFVLDSLTPLHFEIGSEKLVHHLLRRMSQILYEDHCTGILVSDSGPLSEIEKIVADGVLLMSNFDRGGDLLRTMQVIKMKGTEHSRSRYAIDLTTMGMLTTPLLKGGMNR